A DNA window from Streptomyces parvus contains the following coding sequences:
- a CDS encoding STAS domain-containing protein — protein sequence MTTHPHHLRLTTVDEQDSVRIELHGDLDHDNADLLVQEATGRLDARPALTDLHLRCAELGAVDSMGLCALLMIARRATEAGVRLHLDDRPARLERLLSLTGTLGHLTAPPPTRPPAPSATEAGTGAAPPTGPISTT from the coding sequence ATGACCACGCACCCCCACCACCTCCGGCTGACCACGGTCGACGAGCAGGACAGCGTCCGTATAGAGCTTCACGGAGACCTCGACCACGACAACGCCGACCTGCTGGTGCAGGAGGCCACCGGCCGGCTGGACGCACGCCCCGCGCTGACCGATCTGCATCTGCGCTGCGCGGAGCTCGGCGCGGTCGACTCCATGGGCCTGTGCGCCCTGCTGATGATCGCCCGCCGCGCCACGGAGGCCGGAGTGCGGCTGCATCTGGACGACCGGCCCGCACGGCTGGAGCGGCTCCTGAGCCTCACCGGTACGCTGGGCCACCTGACGGCCCCGCCTCCGACCCGGCCCCCGGCGCCGTCGGCCACCGAGGCGGGTACCGGGGCGGCGCCCCCCACCGGGCCGATCAGCACCACCTGA
- a CDS encoding Lrp/AsnC family transcriptional regulator: MDAVDRQLIQALRENGRASYAELGRLVGLSGPSVTDRINRLETAGVITGYRATVDSASLGLGVTALIGISLSDAADHEDVARRLKDLAEIEDCWFIAGDDSYMLKVRVGDVDGLEKTIRRLSGTKGVSRTRTTIVLSTKWENRVGELPEEP; encoded by the coding sequence ATGGACGCGGTGGACAGGCAGCTCATCCAGGCCCTCAGGGAGAACGGCAGGGCCTCGTACGCCGAGCTGGGACGGCTCGTGGGGCTCTCCGGGCCCAGCGTCACCGACCGCATCAACCGGCTGGAAACCGCCGGTGTCATCACCGGCTACCGCGCCACCGTCGACTCCGCGTCGCTCGGCCTCGGCGTCACCGCGCTGATCGGGATCTCGCTCTCGGACGCGGCCGACCACGAGGACGTGGCGCGCCGCCTGAAGGACCTGGCGGAGATCGAGGACTGCTGGTTCATCGCGGGCGACGACTCGTACATGCTCAAGGTCCGCGTCGGCGATGTGGACGGCCTGGAGAAGACGATCCGCCGCCTCAGCGGTACGAAGGGCGTCTCGCGGACGCGTACGACGATCGTGCTCTCCACCAAGTGGGAGAACCGGGTCGGGGAACTTCCCGAGGAGCCGTAG
- a CDS encoding PP2C family protein-serine/threonine phosphatase: MLIADVQGVVARCNDAAQALLPAAAPGAPLADVVPDWLRDAHAGLNSPGPYCAPETGRVAAGDIDGRYFEAHPTVRDDGSVAWWLVDDTDHRLVREALRVERELSAFLAKASSVLLSSLNLERCMDVTAQMATESLADAALVIAPARGRRLPVVTCLRGGAPETTTVTVNPDAVPGLGEALRGFPPVPSRWMDPGAAPAWMKPEGMGPIGSIVITPLPGHGVPAGVLVLLRRAETAAFSEEEEVFARLFAARAGAGMSAARLYAEQSSISELLMRELLPPALHQISGVDFAGGYRPSADHERIGGDFYDVHPATVEGDASLVLLGDVCGKGLEAAVLTGRIRNTLHALLPFADDHQRMLDLLNTSMLSSHHTRFATMVLASAVRRGSMVDLKLTSGGHPRPLIVRADGTVEEADTRGTLIGAIPAIASTTTTASLAPGESCVLYTDGITEAKGGPMGGDLFGEERLKRALSGCAGMPAEGIVEHVQMLASQWLSDGSHDDMAVVVISAPRTHHLSAVNGHTRGRYTA, encoded by the coding sequence GTGCTGATCGCCGACGTCCAGGGCGTCGTGGCACGGTGCAACGACGCGGCCCAGGCCCTGCTGCCCGCCGCGGCCCCCGGGGCGCCCCTGGCGGACGTGGTGCCGGACTGGCTCCGCGACGCACACGCCGGGCTGAACTCCCCGGGCCCGTACTGCGCGCCGGAGACCGGGCGGGTTGCCGCCGGCGACATCGACGGCCGGTACTTCGAGGCGCACCCCACGGTCCGGGACGACGGCTCCGTCGCCTGGTGGCTGGTGGACGACACCGACCACCGGCTCGTCCGTGAGGCGCTGCGCGTGGAGAGGGAGCTCAGCGCGTTCCTCGCGAAGGCGTCCAGCGTTCTGCTGTCCTCCCTCAACCTGGAGCGCTGCATGGACGTCACCGCGCAGATGGCCACCGAGAGCCTCGCCGACGCGGCTCTCGTGATCGCGCCGGCGCGCGGCCGTCGGCTGCCCGTGGTGACCTGCCTGCGCGGAGGGGCTCCCGAGACGACCACCGTGACGGTGAACCCCGACGCGGTGCCGGGACTGGGAGAGGCGCTGCGGGGGTTCCCACCGGTTCCCTCCCGGTGGATGGACCCCGGCGCGGCCCCCGCGTGGATGAAACCCGAGGGCATGGGGCCCATCGGCTCGATCGTGATCACCCCGCTGCCCGGGCACGGAGTCCCGGCCGGAGTGCTCGTCCTGCTGCGCAGGGCGGAGACCGCCGCCTTCAGCGAGGAGGAGGAGGTCTTCGCCCGGCTGTTCGCCGCCCGCGCGGGTGCCGGGATGTCGGCAGCCCGGCTGTACGCGGAGCAGAGCTCGATCAGCGAGCTGCTGATGCGGGAACTCCTGCCCCCCGCCCTGCACCAGATCTCCGGAGTGGATTTCGCCGGCGGCTACCGGCCCTCGGCCGACCACGAACGGATCGGGGGCGACTTCTACGACGTCCACCCCGCGACCGTGGAGGGCGATGCGTCCCTGGTGCTGCTCGGGGACGTGTGCGGCAAGGGGCTGGAAGCCGCCGTGCTGACCGGCCGGATCCGCAACACCCTGCACGCGCTGCTTCCTTTCGCCGACGACCACCAGCGGATGCTCGACCTGCTGAACACCTCGATGCTCAGCTCCCACCACACCCGCTTCGCGACCATGGTCCTGGCCTCCGCCGTACGGCGCGGCAGCATGGTGGACCTCAAGCTCACCAGCGGCGGTCACCCCCGCCCGCTGATCGTCCGCGCCGACGGCACGGTCGAGGAGGCCGACACCCGCGGCACCCTGATCGGGGCCATCCCCGCCATCGCCTCCACCACCACCACCGCGTCCCTGGCTCCCGGGGAGTCGTGCGTCCTGTACACCGACGGCATCACCGAGGCCAAGGGCGGGCCGATGGGCGGCGACCTGTTCGGGGAGGAGCGGCTCAAGCGCGCCCTCTCCGGCTGTGCGGGCATGCCCGCCGAGGGGATCGTGGAGCACGTGCAGATGCTGGCCTCCCAGTGGCTGAGCGACGGTTCGCACGATGACATGGCCGTCGTCGTGATCTCCGCGCCCCGCACCCACCACCTGAGCGCGGTGAACGGGCACACGCGGGGCAGGTACACCGCATGA
- a CDS encoding PP2C family protein-serine/threonine phosphatase, with translation MERPSAVERALREAAPHEIFDVVRSVIESRHRARTVDLLLADYAMTRLQPVGVLPDTRTPVPVHDSAPGRAFGAQAPHCVPDPSASTVTAHLPVSVRGDRLGVLSVTLAAHEGGGPTAEVLADLQECADALAHEVVVAERDTDLFLQARRAERLTLAAEMQWQLLPGRSCARPEYSLGAQLEPAYAIFGDSFDWSASADDLYVTVSNGMGEGIHAALLTNLCVNALRNARRAGLSLSDQAYLADQAVYGQHGGDQYLSTLLFRFHLPTGEVEVVDAGSPRVWRVRDGVVEQIAFEAQMPLGMFEDTDYVAQRFQVEPGDRLLFISDGVYDALSPAGERYSLRALAASINSTRLLPAPQVPRVMLQELLGHRGSGPAADDSLVMCLDWHGREAPGPAGP, from the coding sequence GTGGAGAGACCCAGCGCGGTCGAGCGCGCACTGCGTGAGGCCGCGCCCCACGAGATCTTCGACGTGGTCCGCTCGGTGATCGAGAGCCGCCACCGGGCCCGTACGGTGGACCTGCTGCTCGCCGACTACGCGATGACCCGGCTGCAGCCCGTCGGCGTCCTTCCGGACACCCGCACCCCCGTCCCGGTGCACGACAGCGCGCCCGGTCGCGCCTTCGGCGCGCAGGCTCCGCACTGCGTACCGGACCCCTCGGCCTCCACGGTGACGGCCCACCTCCCGGTCAGCGTCCGGGGAGACCGGCTGGGCGTTCTCAGCGTCACGCTGGCGGCGCACGAGGGCGGCGGACCGACAGCCGAGGTCCTCGCGGATCTCCAGGAGTGCGCCGACGCCCTGGCGCACGAGGTGGTCGTGGCGGAGCGGGACACCGACCTCTTCCTGCAGGCCCGGCGGGCGGAACGGCTCACCCTGGCCGCCGAGATGCAGTGGCAGCTCCTGCCCGGCCGCTCGTGCGCGCGTCCGGAGTACAGCCTGGGCGCGCAGCTGGAGCCCGCCTACGCCATCTTCGGCGACAGCTTCGACTGGTCGGCCTCGGCCGACGACCTGTACGTGACCGTCAGCAACGGCATGGGGGAGGGCATCCACGCCGCGCTGCTGACGAACCTCTGCGTCAACGCGCTGCGCAACGCCCGCCGCGCCGGCCTCAGCCTGAGCGACCAGGCGTACCTGGCCGACCAGGCGGTGTACGGGCAGCACGGCGGGGACCAGTACCTGTCCACCCTGCTCTTCCGCTTCCACCTCCCGACCGGGGAGGTGGAAGTGGTCGACGCCGGATCACCCCGGGTGTGGCGGGTGCGCGACGGGGTCGTGGAGCAGATCGCGTTCGAGGCGCAGATGCCCCTGGGCATGTTCGAGGACACCGACTACGTCGCGCAGCGCTTCCAGGTCGAGCCCGGTGACCGGCTGCTTTTCATCAGCGACGGCGTCTACGACGCGCTGTCCCCGGCCGGCGAGAGGTACAGCCTCCGAGCGCTGGCCGCCTCGATCAACAGCACACGGCTGCTGCCCGCGCCGCAGGTGCCGAGGGTGATGCTCCAGGAGCTCCTGGGCCACCGGGGATCGGGACCGGCCGCGGACGACTCGCTCGTGATGTGCCTGGACTGGCACGGCCGCGAGGCGCCGGGTCCGGCGGGGCCGTGA
- the mqnE gene encoding aminofutalosine synthase MqnE — protein MDAGLKRELEEKVRAGERLTREDGIALYASDDLAWLGGLAHEVRTRKNGDVVHFNVNRHLNMTNVCTASCAYCSFQRKPGEKDAYTMRIEEAVRLAKAMENENLTELHIVNGLHPTLPWRYYPRSLSALKEALPNVALKAFTATEIHHFETISGLSASEILDELIEAGLESLTGGGAEIFDWEVRQHIVDHRTHWEDWSRIHRLAHEKGLKTPATMLYGHIEEHRHRVDHVLRLREMQDETGGFQVFIPLRYQHDFVDMKDGKIRNKLQARTTMATGAEALKTFAVSRLLFDNVPHVKVFWVMHGVQTAQLALQHGADDMDGSVVEYKITHDADDFGTPNKLGRDDLLDLIRDAGFRPVERNTRYEILREYPGADADLRESPQPMRV, from the coding sequence GTGGACGCGGGACTCAAGCGCGAGCTGGAGGAGAAGGTCCGGGCCGGCGAGCGGCTGACCCGCGAGGACGGGATCGCCCTCTACGCGTCCGACGACCTGGCGTGGCTGGGCGGCCTCGCGCACGAGGTGCGCACGCGCAAGAACGGTGACGTGGTGCACTTCAACGTCAACCGGCACCTCAACATGACGAACGTGTGCACCGCCTCGTGCGCGTACTGCTCGTTCCAGCGCAAGCCGGGCGAGAAGGACGCGTACACGATGCGCATCGAGGAGGCCGTCCGCCTCGCCAAAGCGATGGAGAACGAGAACCTCACCGAGCTCCACATCGTCAACGGGCTCCACCCGACCCTCCCGTGGCGCTACTACCCGCGCTCGCTCAGCGCGCTGAAGGAAGCCCTGCCGAACGTCGCGCTGAAGGCGTTCACGGCGACGGAGATCCACCACTTCGAGACGATCTCCGGGCTCTCGGCCTCCGAGATCCTCGACGAGCTGATCGAGGCCGGCCTCGAATCGCTGACCGGCGGCGGCGCGGAGATCTTCGACTGGGAGGTCCGCCAGCACATCGTCGACCACCGCACCCACTGGGAGGACTGGTCGCGCATCCACCGCCTGGCGCACGAGAAGGGGCTCAAGACCCCCGCGACGATGCTGTACGGGCACATCGAGGAGCACCGTCACCGCGTCGACCACGTGCTGCGGCTGCGGGAGATGCAGGACGAGACCGGCGGCTTCCAGGTTTTCATCCCGCTGCGCTACCAGCACGACTTCGTGGACATGAAGGACGGCAAGATCCGCAACAAGCTCCAGGCGCGCACGACGATGGCGACCGGCGCGGAGGCCCTGAAGACCTTCGCGGTCTCCCGTCTCCTCTTCGACAACGTGCCGCACGTGAAGGTGTTCTGGGTGATGCACGGCGTGCAGACCGCCCAGCTCGCGCTGCAGCACGGCGCGGACGACATGGACGGCTCGGTCGTGGAGTACAAGATCACACACGACGCGGACGACTTCGGTACGCCGAACAAGCTCGGCCGTGACGACCTGCTGGACCTGATCCGCGACGCCGGTTTCCGGCCGGTCGAGCGGAACACCCGGTACGAGATCCTGCGCGAGTACCCGGGCGCGGACGCCGATCTGCGCGAGTCGCCGCAGCCGATGCGCGTCTGA
- a CDS encoding alpha/beta hydrolase: MTISLRNRRAGAAATAAALALASLAALAGTATPASASGRATTATALPPASAAVPPASGAPAAPSALTLPRPTGPYATGRDTLFLTDHERTDPWVPAAGPRRLMVSLHYPARPGSGDGPAPYMPETEARLMLAQRGLDDPKWPGRVAATRTFSRTDARPAPGRFPLVLLSPGFGTPRATLTGLAEELASRGYVVATADHPYESTGTELPDGRVLTCAACDEVDAQPDEAGRRTVLAAVSTGRAADFSFLLDRLTGPRPAWRHARAIDARRVGMAGHSIGGNAAASTMAADRRVDAGVTMDGTFFDPVAARGLGGRPFLMLGTDPGHGPGGDTTWDEGWARLDGFKRWLTVRDSGHFTFTDTPAIGEQLGLVDPHAPLSAARSTTITRAYVTAFFDRSLRGRPARLLDGPTPAHPEVLFQRP, translated from the coding sequence ATGACGATCTCCCTTCGCAACCGACGGGCCGGGGCCGCCGCGACCGCCGCGGCGCTGGCCCTGGCCTCCCTGGCCGCGCTCGCCGGGACGGCCACGCCCGCCTCGGCGTCCGGCCGGGCAACGACGGCGACGGCCTTACCGCCTGCGTCGGCCGCCGTCCCGCCCGCCTCCGGCGCCCCTGCCGCCCCCTCGGCGCTCACGCTCCCCCGCCCCACCGGCCCCTACGCAACCGGCCGCGACACCCTGTTCCTCACCGACCACGAGCGGACCGACCCCTGGGTGCCGGCCGCCGGTCCGCGCCGGTTGATGGTGTCGCTGCACTACCCGGCCCGCCCGGGCAGCGGCGACGGCCCGGCCCCGTACATGCCGGAGACGGAGGCGCGGCTGATGCTCGCGCAGCGCGGGCTCGACGACCCGAAGTGGCCCGGCCGGGTCGCCGCCACCCGGACCTTCTCCCGTACGGACGCCCGGCCGGCCCCGGGGCGCTTCCCTCTCGTCCTGCTCTCCCCCGGCTTCGGCACGCCCCGGGCGACGCTGACCGGGCTCGCGGAGGAGCTGGCGAGCCGGGGGTATGTCGTGGCGACGGCGGACCATCCCTACGAGTCGACCGGTACGGAACTGCCCGACGGGCGGGTCCTCACCTGTGCCGCCTGCGACGAGGTGGACGCGCAGCCCGACGAAGCCGGGCGGCGCACGGTGCTGGCCGCCGTCTCCACCGGGCGGGCCGCCGACTTCTCGTTCCTGCTGGACCGGCTGACCGGGCCGCGCCCGGCCTGGCGGCACGCCCGGGCGATCGACGCGCGGCGGGTGGGCATGGCGGGCCACTCCATCGGGGGAAACGCGGCCGCCTCCACGATGGCCGCCGACCGCCGGGTCGACGCGGGCGTCACCATGGACGGCACGTTCTTCGACCCGGTCGCCGCCCGCGGGCTGGGCGGGCGCCCGTTCCTGATGCTGGGGACCGACCCCGGGCACGGTCCCGGCGGTGACACGACCTGGGACGAGGGCTGGGCCCGGCTGGACGGCTTCAAGCGGTGGCTGACGGTCCGGGACTCCGGGCACTTCACCTTCACGGACACCCCGGCGATCGGGGAGCAGCTCGGCCTCGTGGACCCGCACGCGCCGCTCTCCGCGGCCCGTTCGACCACGATCACCCGCGCCTATGTGACCGCGTTCTTCGACCGCAGCCTGCGCGGCCGGCCGGCCCGGCTGCTGGACGGCCCGACGCCCGCCCACCCCGAGGTGCTCTTCCAGCGCCCCTGA
- a CDS encoding dicarboxylate/amino acid:cation symporter produces MSANPASTAPEAEQPTGSGSGSRPRIPKVPFWAQIVTGLVLGVLLGWLARSQDLGWLVTTLDEIGSLFVQLLKLAVAPLVFFAILVSITNLRQVNNAARLATRTLLWFMITSLIAVGIGLAIGLITNPGSGTGLTPKDGALSETKGSWIDFLTGIVPSDVITPFTELNVLQIVFMAAVAGIAALKLGEKAKPILTLSQSILELLQKALWWVIRLAPIGTVGLIGYAIADYGWDLIGKYATFTADVYIGCALVMFGVYPLLLATVAKVSPLQFFKGAWPAIQLAFVSRSSVGTMPVTQRVTERLGVPKEYASFAVPFGATTKMDGCAAIYPALAAIFIAQIFDVQLGIGDYLLIAFVSVIGSAATAGLTGATVMLTLTLSTLGLPLEGVGLLMAIDPILDMMRTATNVAGQALVPVIVAAREKVLDHDAYNSASPSPIDSFGDDADRDGVRDAEPKTAVPATA; encoded by the coding sequence GTGTCCGCGAACCCCGCGTCCACCGCCCCCGAGGCCGAGCAGCCCACAGGCTCCGGCTCCGGGTCCCGTCCCCGTATACCCAAGGTCCCGTTCTGGGCCCAGATCGTCACCGGTCTGGTCCTCGGTGTGCTGCTCGGCTGGCTGGCCCGCAGCCAGGACCTGGGCTGGCTCGTCACCACCCTCGACGAGATCGGCTCGCTCTTCGTCCAGCTGCTGAAGCTGGCCGTCGCCCCGCTGGTCTTCTTCGCGATCCTCGTGTCGATCACCAACCTGCGGCAGGTCAACAACGCCGCCCGGCTGGCCACCCGCACGCTGCTCTGGTTCATGATCACCTCGCTGATCGCGGTCGGCATCGGCCTCGCGATCGGTCTGATCACCAACCCGGGCTCCGGCACGGGCCTCACGCCGAAGGACGGCGCGCTCTCCGAGACCAAGGGCAGCTGGATCGACTTCCTGACCGGCATCGTCCCCAGTGACGTGATCACGCCGTTCACCGAGCTGAACGTGCTCCAGATCGTCTTCATGGCCGCCGTCGCCGGTATCGCCGCCCTCAAGCTCGGCGAGAAGGCCAAGCCGATCCTCACGCTCAGCCAGTCGATCCTGGAGCTGCTCCAGAAGGCCCTGTGGTGGGTCATCCGCCTCGCCCCGATCGGCACCGTCGGCCTCATCGGCTACGCCATCGCCGACTACGGCTGGGACCTCATCGGCAAGTACGCCACGTTCACCGCCGACGTCTACATCGGCTGCGCCCTGGTGATGTTCGGCGTCTACCCGCTGCTCCTGGCCACCGTCGCCAAGGTCAGCCCGCTCCAGTTCTTCAAGGGCGCCTGGCCCGCGATCCAGCTCGCCTTCGTCTCCCGCTCCTCGGTCGGCACCATGCCGGTCACCCAGCGGGTCACCGAGCGCCTCGGCGTTCCGAAGGAGTACGCCTCCTTCGCCGTGCCGTTCGGCGCCACCACGAAGATGGACGGCTGCGCCGCGATCTACCCGGCGCTGGCGGCGATCTTCATCGCGCAGATCTTCGACGTGCAGCTGGGCATCGGCGACTACCTCCTCATCGCCTTCGTCTCGGTGATCGGCTCGGCGGCCACGGCCGGTCTCACCGGCGCGACGGTCATGCTGACCCTCACCCTGTCCACGCTGGGCCTCCCGCTGGAGGGTGTCGGCCTGCTCATGGCCATCGACCCGATCCTGGACATGATGCGCACCGCCACCAACGTGGCCGGCCAGGCGCTGGTTCCGGTGATCGTCGCGGCCCGCGAGAAGGTCCTCGACCACGACGCGTACAACTCCGCCTCGCCCTCCCCGATCGACTCCTTCGGCGACGACGCCGACCGGGACGGGGTCCGCGACGCGGAGCCGAAGACCGCGGTGCCCGCCACCGCGTAG
- a CDS encoding MarR family winged helix-turn-helix transcriptional regulator: MTASEAATPGIGQEPTNAASSIVELLDVMWDHARNATTGMSAPGSTSQLRLMYVVDREEPVRMRTVCRRLASAPPTVTRMCDRLQAIGFLERLPCTDNGREIALRLTATGREHLQRIRAQRDTMLHRAIEDMAPGERDALAQGLAGLRTQLDNAYGAEHRAPGSHSAA; encoded by the coding sequence ATGACCGCATCAGAGGCCGCCACCCCCGGGATCGGGCAGGAGCCGACGAACGCCGCGAGTTCGATCGTCGAGCTCCTCGACGTGATGTGGGACCACGCCAGGAACGCCACCACGGGAATGAGTGCGCCCGGCTCCACGTCCCAGCTCCGCCTGATGTACGTCGTGGACCGCGAGGAGCCCGTGCGCATGCGCACCGTGTGCCGGCGACTCGCCTCCGCGCCGCCGACCGTGACCCGCATGTGCGACCGCCTGCAGGCCATCGGTTTCCTCGAACGCCTGCCGTGTACGGACAACGGCCGTGAGATCGCGCTCCGGCTCACCGCCACCGGCAGGGAGCACCTGCAACGCATCCGCGCGCAGCGCGACACCATGCTCCACCGGGCCATCGAGGACATGGCCCCCGGCGAACGCGACGCCCTCGCCCAGGGCCTCGCGGGACTCCGGACACAGCTCGACAACGCGTACGGAGCGGAGCACCGCGCTCCCGGCAGCCACTCCGCGGCCTGA
- a CDS encoding GNAT family N-acetyltransferase: MTLTFELDPSFTPELRDGITALWADVTNAGGAVGFVPPVTPEQIRPDLLKHLAAIEKGKVRLLVGRDEGGAVVATAFLTLNDHRLLQHWLMLYTVMVHPRLQGKGYGRDLMAAAAGAARSIGGIEAIRLTCRGGTGNDRFYTACGYKEVGRVPDAIRVAPGDDRDDIIMLLPLGDPATP, encoded by the coding sequence ATGACCCTTACTTTTGAGCTGGATCCCTCGTTCACCCCCGAGCTCCGCGACGGCATCACCGCCCTGTGGGCCGATGTGACCAACGCGGGCGGGGCCGTCGGCTTCGTTCCGCCCGTCACCCCCGAGCAGATCCGGCCCGATCTGCTCAAGCACCTGGCCGCCATCGAGAAGGGGAAGGTCAGGCTGCTGGTCGGCCGGGACGAGGGCGGCGCGGTCGTCGCCACCGCGTTCCTCACGCTCAACGACCACCGGCTGCTCCAGCACTGGCTCATGCTCTACACGGTCATGGTCCACCCCCGCCTCCAGGGCAAGGGGTACGGCCGCGACCTCATGGCGGCCGCCGCCGGCGCCGCGCGCTCCATCGGGGGAATCGAGGCCATCCGGCTCACCTGCCGGGGCGGCACCGGCAACGACCGCTTCTACACCGCTTGCGGCTACAAGGAGGTCGGCCGGGTCCCGGACGCGATCCGCGTCGCCCCCGGCGACGACCGCGACGACATCATCATGCTGCTGCCGCTCGGAGACCCGGCAACCCCCTGA
- a CDS encoding DUF4229 domain-containing protein — protein MSAAKPSAMIRYTALRLLIFVGCFFVAGVAVHFGLIPSGLGGSNMIWVILLGLVLSAPLSYVLLRKQRDEMSEQIVAGVDRTKARLDANRTREDVVQ, from the coding sequence GTGTCCGCTGCCAAGCCGAGCGCGATGATCCGTTACACGGCTTTGCGCCTGCTGATCTTCGTCGGCTGTTTCTTCGTCGCGGGTGTCGCCGTCCACTTCGGGCTGATCCCCTCGGGGCTCGGCGGCTCCAACATGATCTGGGTGATCCTCCTCGGCCTCGTCCTCTCCGCGCCGCTCAGCTATGTGCTGCTGCGCAAGCAGCGCGACGAGATGTCCGAGCAGATCGTCGCCGGCGTCGACCGCACCAAGGCGCGCCTGGATGCCAACCGCACCCGCGAGGACGTCGTTCAGTAA
- a CDS encoding B12-binding domain-containing protein: protein MSTSTTHRPCDAERAERPVELLWNAVSAGDECAAADLLLRLLDEGADPESVLLDVIARVQGRVGEEWAANRMSVAQEHAATAINERAVAALSTHPAARTATTRGRITVACVDGEWHGLPARLLAEVLKLRGWRVDYLGSQVPTPHLIVHLHRTRADAVALSSSIPTRLPTAHAAITACQAIGVPVLVGGAAFGPEGRYAKPLGADAWAPDARAAADLLARNPLPRPQPDHQQLDDLPHLADQEYTLVSRSSASLVREVYTALEGAFPAMRSYGAVQRERTAEDLAHIVDYLATALYLDDEELFTRFITWTARILVARGVPASSLPPALELLAGELKDFSRAVRILGAGTRALVTDQPTAAGITA, encoded by the coding sequence ATGAGCACGAGCACCACGCACCGCCCTTGCGACGCCGAACGCGCCGAGCGGCCGGTGGAGCTGCTGTGGAACGCCGTCTCGGCCGGGGACGAGTGCGCGGCCGCCGACCTCCTCCTGCGCCTGCTCGACGAGGGGGCCGATCCGGAGAGCGTCCTGCTGGACGTGATCGCCCGTGTGCAGGGCCGTGTCGGTGAGGAATGGGCGGCCAATCGGATGAGCGTCGCCCAGGAGCACGCGGCGACCGCCATCAACGAACGGGCCGTCGCCGCCCTCAGCACGCACCCCGCCGCCCGCACCGCCACCACCCGGGGCCGGATCACCGTGGCCTGTGTGGACGGCGAGTGGCACGGGCTGCCCGCCCGCCTGCTGGCCGAGGTCCTCAAACTGCGCGGCTGGCGGGTCGACTACCTCGGCTCGCAGGTCCCGACCCCGCACCTGATCGTGCACCTGCACCGCACCCGGGCCGACGCGGTGGCGCTCTCCAGCTCCATCCCCACCCGGCTGCCCACCGCGCACGCGGCGATCACCGCCTGCCAGGCGATCGGCGTCCCCGTCCTCGTCGGCGGGGCCGCCTTCGGACCCGAGGGCCGGTACGCGAAGCCGCTGGGCGCCGACGCCTGGGCCCCCGACGCCCGCGCCGCCGCCGACCTCCTCGCCCGCAATCCGCTGCCCCGGCCGCAGCCGGACCACCAGCAGCTCGACGACCTGCCCCACCTGGCCGACCAGGAGTACACCCTGGTCTCCCGCAGCAGCGCCTCCCTCGTGCGCGAGGTCTACACAGCGCTGGAGGGCGCCTTCCCCGCGATGCGCTCCTACGGCGCCGTGCAGCGCGAGCGCACCGCCGAGGACCTCGCGCACATCGTCGACTACCTGGCCACCGCCCTCTACCTCGACGACGAGGAGCTCTTCACCCGGTTCATCACCTGGACCGCCCGGATCCTCGTCGCCCGGGGCGTACCCGCTTCGAGCCTGCCGCCGGCCCTGGAGCTGTTGGCCGGGGAGCTCAAGGACTTCTCCCGGGCCGTCCGCATCCTCGGGGCGGGAACCCGGGCTCTCGTCACCGACCAACCAACCGCCGCCGGGATCACCGCATGA
- a CDS encoding TetR/AcrR family transcriptional regulator, with amino-acid sequence MGAVKSKRMPRAVREQQMMDAAVRTFGQRGYRAASMDEIAELAGVSKPLVYLYLNSKEDLFSACIRREALALLEAVRAGVDPELPADAQLWAGLRAFFVHTAENPDAWSVLHRQARSHGEPFVSEVGFLRDEIVAFVTGLIGAAAREAHSDPALADRDVAGLAQALVGAAESLAGWANDTPDVSAREAAATLMNFAWAGLENLMHARPWTPPAG; translated from the coding sequence GTGGGTGCTGTGAAGAGCAAGCGGATGCCGCGCGCCGTGCGCGAGCAGCAGATGATGGACGCCGCCGTGCGGACCTTCGGGCAGCGCGGCTACCGGGCCGCCTCGATGGACGAGATCGCGGAGCTGGCGGGCGTCTCCAAGCCGTTGGTCTACCTGTACCTGAATTCCAAGGAGGACCTGTTCTCGGCCTGCATCCGCCGCGAGGCACTGGCCCTGCTGGAGGCGGTGCGGGCCGGGGTGGACCCGGAGCTGCCCGCCGACGCCCAACTGTGGGCGGGGCTGCGGGCGTTCTTCGTCCACACCGCCGAGAACCCGGACGCCTGGTCGGTGCTGCACCGTCAGGCGCGCTCGCACGGGGAGCCGTTCGTCAGCGAGGTCGGCTTCCTGCGGGACGAGATCGTCGCGTTCGTGACGGGCCTGATCGGAGCAGCCGCCCGGGAGGCCCACAGCGATCCCGCCCTCGCGGACCGCGATGTGGCGGGCCTCGCCCAGGCCCTCGTGGGGGCCGCGGAGTCGCTGGCGGGCTGGGCCAACGACACTCCGGACGTCTCGGCGAGGGAGGCCGCGGCGACGTTGATGAACTTCGCCTGGGCGGGCCTGGAGAACCTGATGCACGCCCGGCCCTGGACGCCCCCGGCCGGATAG